A region from the Metopolophium dirhodum isolate CAU chromosome 9, ASM1992520v1, whole genome shotgun sequence genome encodes:
- the LOC132952574 gene encoding myogenesis-regulating glycosidase-like: protein MYRRNFNAKIKMANILLASCVIALTLVSASLASDFIVLYSEDEKQLEAEYGTNTSSKHLKLSFFEDCINKDPSVCTPKTRSNAEYLSYFMESEKQECKHFEQISQSMNDVLQFCVDFDNSSWFGGAEVGLQEWPLNKLNWTDREYVTKESHSQAVVESYFFNSDGFYLHINDSVALFVDINGPRPGKMCFAAKVVAPYRKVRNFMQFRVCKFSDPRKAHENAIKDFLGSPTSIPDPYVVKYPIWSTWARYKIDVNTSSVLSYAEEIVKNGFDRGTFEIDDKWETCYGSATFDKERFSNIKDTVNKLRSYGFKTSLWTHPFINNDCPIHEVAKSNGYFVNSTAGTVNSTWWNGNASYIDFTNPEAAAWWSNGLRNLLATSGIDTLKFDAGEASWSHPLPVYYDNDLTYYPDNIVNAYLTTIKAFGDGIEYRASRRSQSYGCLLRMIDRESRWTYELGLPTLVTSLIHLNMIGYPFVLPDMIGGNGYNNLPPSKEMYIRWMQAAVFMPVVQFSYTPWDFDAQTLELCRHFMALRNNYTDTIVDLMKLTVAHGTPVNPPVWWIDPTSTDAHAIDNQFMLGENILVAPVLVEGATSRHIYLPKGMWRDENHPTSPLLSGRIWLIDYPASLEVLPWFTRVSPENQPEPSSSVCHMSSATYIIALGLIAYLFR from the exons ATGTATCGTCGGAATTTTAAcgcaaaaattaaaatggccaacatattattag CATCATGTGTCATTGCGTTGACGTTAGTATCAGCGTCGTTGGCTTCAGACTTTATCGTTTTATACTCTGAAGATGAGAAACAATTAGAAGCGGAATATGGaa caaATACATCATCGAAGCATCTGAAACTCAGTTTCTTCGAAGATTGTATCAACAAAGATCCAAGTGTTTGTACCCCAAAAACGAGAAGCAATGCAGAGTACTTAAGTTATTTTATGGAATCGGAAAAACAGGAATGTAAGCATTTCGAACAAATCAGTCAGTCGATGAACGATGTCTTGCAATTCTGCGTCGATTTCGATAACAGTTCTTGGTTCGGTGGCGCCGAAGTTGGTTTACAGGAATGGCCTCTGAATAAACTCAACTGGACAGACAGAGAATATGTGACAAAAGAATCACACAGCCAAGCA gtggTCGAGTCATATTTCTTCAACTCTGACGGCTTTTACTTACACATTAACGATTCGGTTGCCTTGTTCGTAGACATCAATGGCCCCAGACCGGGAAAAATGTGCTTTGCCGCCAAAGTTGTCGCTCCGTACAGAAAAGTCAGGAATTTCATGCAATTCCGCGTTTGCAAATTTAGCGACCCCCGGAAAGCTCACGAAAACGCCATTAAAGATTTTCTCGGTTCGCCCACATCCATACCCGATCCTTACGTAGTGAAGTACCCGATTTGGTCCACGTGGGCTAGGTATAAGATAGACGTCAACACGTCTTCCGTTTTGAGTTACGCCGAAGAAATTGTCAAAAACGGATTTGACAGAGGTACGTTCGAGATCGACGACAAGTGGGAAACTTGCTATGGCAGTGCAACTTTTGATAAAGAACGATTCAGTAATATCAAAGACACAGTAAATAAACtga gaTCGTATGGCTTCAAGACTTCTTTGTGGACACATCCGTTCATAAACAATGATTGTCCTATTCACGAAGTGGCAAAAAGCAACGGATACTTTGTCAATAGTACAGCGGGCACAGTGAACTCTACGTGGTGGAATGGAAATGCCTCTTATATAGACTTCACAAATCCCGAAGCGGCGGCATGGTGGTCAAATGGTCTACGCAATTTACTTGCAACATCTGGTATTGATACACTGAAGTTCGATGCAGGCGAAGCCAGTTG GAGCCATCCACTTCCCGTCTATTACGACAACGATTTGACATACTACCCCGATAATATTGTAAACGCGTACCTCACAACAATCAAGGCTTTTGGCGATGGCATAGAGTACAGGGCTTCCAGAAGGAGTCAATCATATGGTTGTTTGTTAAGAATGATTGACCGCGAGTCCCGATGGACTTACGAATTGGGACTGCCAACACTGGTCACATCTCTCATACATTTGAATATGATTGGATATCCGTTCGTGTTACCGGACATGATCGGTGGAAACGGTTATAACAACTTACCGCCTTCCAAAGAAATGTACATCAGATGGATGCAAGCCGCTGTGTTCATGCCAGTCGTACAGTTTTCGTACACTCCTTGGGACTTCGACGcacag ACGTTAGAATTGTGCCGACATTTCATGGCGCTCCGCAACAACTATACCGACACAATTGTGGATTTAATGAAACTAACTGTTGCACATGGTACCCCAGTGAATCCTCCGGTCTGGTGGATCGATCCCACTAGTACAGATGCACACGCAATCGACAACC AATTTATGTTGGGTGAAAATATTCTAGTAGCTCCAGTTCTCGTCGAAGGTGCAACTTCCCGTCATATTTACTTGCCCAAGGGTATGTGGAGGGACGAAAACCATCCCACAAGTCCACTCTTGTCCGGAAGAATATGGCTGATCGACTATCCTGCCAGCCTTGAAGTCCTCCCGTGGTTTACTAGGGTTAGTCCAGAGAATCAGCCAGAACCATCCAGTTCGGTTTGCCATATGTCGTCTGCTACTTATATTATCGCTTTAGGTTTAATCGCGTATTTATTCCGATGA